Proteins from one Xiphophorus hellerii strain 12219 chromosome 8, Xiphophorus_hellerii-4.1, whole genome shotgun sequence genomic window:
- the LOC116724217 gene encoding uncharacterized protein LOC116724217: MVLNGSCISSFVRPSSVKPKDSRSSVSSQELTEECDHDRNYIEKFVREELSPSPCLLPLPPQIIESHDSEIWMSSGNKEDSESSVSDSSTLTLATKKEAPKTWEFVDGLLRENLRSDKDSENSVSSKKYKEEINSTLQEEFENKNWTNGDNMEDLLRKKQLLPPPPLLAPYTSPVWLAPPESHTNTVLTQGGVQEHMFRPPPPTFTHRAPLHAHPPVIRAPPAVTVNTNAPFSLGAQHDHMFRPPPPTFTHHAPPSPLVLPDLQQMIIRPPALPAGGVDSQKLVSQ; this comes from the coding sequence ATGGTATTAAATGGCAGCTGTATATCTTCATTTGTCAGGCCGAGTTCAGTGAAGCCCAAAGATTCCAGGAGCTCCGTCTCCTCCCAGGAACTCACCGAGGAATGCGACCACGACAGGAACTATATAGAAAAGTTTGTTAGGGAGGAGCTCAGCCCCTCTCCTTGTttgcttcctcttcctccacaaATCATAGAATCTCATGATTCTGAGATCTGGATGAGTTCAGGGAATAAGGAGGATTCAGAGAGCTCTGTCTCTGACAGCAGCACCCTAACCCTGGCAACGAAGAAGGAAGCGCCCAAAACTTGGGAGTTTGTAGATGGCCTTCTTAGGGAGAACTTAAGGAGTGACAAAGATTCAGAGAACTCTGTCTCTAGTAAGAAGTACAAGGAAGAAATTAACTCGACCCTGCAAgaggagtttgaaaacaaaaactggactAACGGGGACAATATGGAAGACCTTCTTAGGAAGAAGCAgcttctccctcctcctccattACTGGCACCGTACACTTCTCCTGTCTGGCTTGCTCCACCAGAGTCCCACACTAACACTGTACTGACTCAGGGTGGAGTTCAAGAGCACATGTTCAGGCCTCCACCTCCAACATTTACCCATCGTGCTCCTCTTCACGCTCATCCGCCTGTCATCCGTGCTCCACCAGCGGTCACCGTTAACACCAACGCTCCATTCAGTCTGGGAGCACAGCATGATCACATGTTCAGGCCTCCACCTCCAACATTTACCCATCAcgctcctccttctcctcttgtACTGCCAGACTTACAACAGATGATTATCCGACCTCCTGCCCTGCCAGCAGGAGGCGTTGACAGTCAGAAACTGGTGAGTCAGTGA